From the Platichthys flesus chromosome 6, fPlaFle2.1, whole genome shotgun sequence genome, one window contains:
- the tes gene encoding testin has protein sequence MEIEKEVKKMTLGHEFGAGAACLKCKDKCEGFELHFWRKICRNCKCGLTEHDVAMNSEENKKVGKLFEDTKYTGLIAKLKTDGIPSYKGNMVTITLPSSATAYAVPPSSSSSVVPPSAPAVPVRPAGASAAAASIRGQAQVQPKPAPASVAPVKANKLPFTVSATSANVMPVPKDVPMKSVTYEWAPPVANKYMAVRYIELLPPEKRPVFGTEGAVYRRQQMALQLPEHDQDPSKCHELTPAEVKQMQQFVRKYKDEALGVGDVILPEEMALVQAGGQGGAGSVGTGGVGAGSAHGAGAGGVGAGGAHGAGAGGVGAVGAHGAGTGGVGAGGAHGAGPGAGDGGAGFRPEVGIAGAGSGQGAAGRGVGPICGPGASGAGFGAGGAGAGGAGFGAGGAGSGGAGFGAGGAGQLSGTGTGPSAGGALGTAATAGAMGLPGAQQAGVPQRNFSCHHCQLPMGLGEPAVYAERAGYDKLWHPACFVCCKCNELLVDMIYFYKKGKLYCGRHYGDSEKPRCGGCDELIFSNEYTQAEEQNWHLKHFCCFDCDCILAGETYVMENEKPVCRPCYMKNYAVKCSACQAAMEPEAQRVSYGEHQWHAAPQCFKCSGCSKCLVGQRFMAQQGFLFCSVECKKKTMA, from the exons ATGGAGATAGAGAAGGAAGTAAAGAAG ATGACGCTGGGCCACGAGTTTGGCGCCGGAGCAGCCTGTTTGAAATGCAAGGACAAGTGCGAAggctttgagctgcatttctggAG gaaAATCTGCCGAAATTGCAAATGTGGCCTCACAGAGCACGATGTGGCGATGAACTCAGAGGAGAACAAGAAGGTAGGCAAGTTGTTCGAAGACACCAAATACACTGGCCTCATCGCCAAGCTGAAGACCGACGGCATCCCCAGTTACAAGGGAAACATGGTGACCATCACTCTGCCCAGCTCGGCCACTGCTTACGCCGTACCACCgagttcctcttcctctgttgttcCCCCCTCTGCCCCGGCTGTTCCTGTACGGCCTGCTGgagcctctgcagctgcagcatccaTCAGAGGTCAGGCACAGGTTCAGCCTAAACCGGCACCTGCAAGTGTCGCACCAGTCAAGGCAAATAAATTGCCGTTCACTGTCAGTGCCACATCAGCCAATGTGATGCCAGTTCCCAAAGATGTGCCAATGAAGTCTGTCACCTATGAGTGGGCACCGCCAGTAGCTAATAAATACATG GCTGTGCGTTACATCGAGCTGCTTCCACCAGAGAAGCGACCGGTGTTCGGTACAGAGGGAGCGGTTTACCGTCGGCAGCAAATGGCCCTACAGCTGCCCGAGCATGACCAGGACCCGTCCAAATGCCATGAACTGACTCCTGCCGAGGTCAAGCAAATGCAACAGTTCGTCCGCAAATACAAGGATGAGGCCCTGGGCGTTGGAGATGTTATCCTGCCTGAAGAGATGGCTCTAGTTCAAGCTGGAGGGCAGGGGGGAGCTGGAAGTGTTGGGACTGGAGGTGTCGGGGCTGGAAGTGCAcatggtgctggtgctggaggtgtcGGGGCTGGAGGTGCAcatggtgctggtgctggaggtgtcGGGGCTGTAGGTGCACATGGTGCTGGTACTGGAGGTGTCGGGGCCGGAGGTGCACATGGTGCTGGTCCTGGTGCTGGTGATGGAGGGGCTGGTTTTAGACCGGAAGTTGGGATTGCTGGAGCTGGCTCAGGGCAAGGGGCTGCAGGCAGGGGTGTCGGGCCTATTTGTGGGCCTGGAGCTAGTGGTGCTGGATTTGGAgctggtggtgctggagctggtggtgCTGGATTTGGAGCTGGTGGTGCTGGATCTGGTGGTGCTGGATTTggagctggtggtgctggtcAACTCTCAGGTACTGGGACTGGACCATCTGCTGGAGGAGCCTTGGGCACTGCTGCCACCGCTGGAGCCATGGGCCTCCCTGGAGCACAGCAGGCTGGGGTACCACAGAGGAACTTT TCATGCCATCACTGCCAGCTCCCGATGGGTCTGGGCGAGCCGGCCGTCTACGCCGAGCGGGCTGGTTACGACAAGCTTTGGCACCCAGCATGCTTTGTGTGTTGTAAGTGCAATGAACTACTGGTGGACATGATTTACTTCTATAAGAAAGGCAAGCTGTACTGTGGACGCCACTATGGAGACAGTGAGAAGCCACGCTGTGGAGGATGTGACGAG CTGATCTTCAGTAATGAGTACACTCAGGCTGAGGAACAGAACTGGCATCTTAAGCACTTCTGCTGTTTCGACTGTGACTGCATCCTCGCTGGTGAGACGTATGTGATGGAGAATGAAAAGCCTGTCTGCAGGCCCTGCTACATGAAGAACTATGCTGTG AAATGCTCAGCCTGCCAGGCTGCGATGGAGCCCGAGGCTCAGAGGGTGTCCTACGGCGAGCACCAATGGCACGCTGCGCCACAGTGCTTCAAGTGCTCCGGCTGTTCCAAGTGCCTGGTCGGCCAACGCTTCATGGCACAGCAGggcttcctcttctgctctgtggAGTGCAAGAAGAAAACCATGGCTTAG